In Gracilinanus agilis isolate LMUSP501 chromosome 1, AgileGrace, whole genome shotgun sequence, the sequence tcctatttaatttttgaaatcctttttgaaatTTTCTAGAATTTGAGATTggttcccatttttctttcaagttttacatgtagctgctttgatctcaGTTCCCTTCTGAGTTTGTGCCCTGGTCTACCTtatctccataataattttctatgctTAGGTAGGTCTTGtttgtttttgctcattttcccaaccttttttgcatattttattctcttctaggCTACtaagttaatatatatattattattattattattattttaaatatgagatagTTACTATAGATGCAAATCAGGATGTCAGCTGTCAAGTATGCAGTGGTTTAGttaacaaatttttaaagtttaaaaaaaaacactcctcTATATTTTTCCCCTTACAATTAACATTCTATATAGGTTAGATATTTTATTATGAATTGACACACTCTGTGCCTTTTTATGTTAAGTTTAatattgggttgtttttttttttaaactcttaccttctgtcttggagccaatactttgtattggctccaaggcagaagagtggtaaaggtaggcaatgggagtcaagtgacttgcccagggtcacacagctgggaagtgtctgaggtcagatttgaacctaggacctcccatctctaagcctagttctcaatccactgagctacccagctgccccctaatattgtttttaaaaactaaatagaagGTAAGATTATAAGAGAACATTGACTAAGCCTATTAGTAATAAAGCTATATTATCGGTTATATTCAACTTagtatttttccttcaaaaaaattAGACAGTGTCTCCCAATAAAATGTCACCAGATTTTCAGGCCAATTGCCTTTTTTACATGAAAGATTTACAATTCAAAATGCAACTGTACTATGGATATTAATTTCATCAAAATAGCTCTGAACTTTCCCTAAAAAGTTAAGTCAGTGATGTTGGCCAAAAATATTgaaatctttaattttatctCACATATCtagctgcctttcagacatcttaaacttaatatgtccaaaacagatcttattatcttttccctatCCATATCCCCTGACAATCCCATTATAATCCCTCAGGCTTACAGTTTGGGAGTCAACTTGTATTCCTCATTTATCTCTCACAATCATATCCAAAATATTGCCTTTCACCTTTGCAAAGTCTCAAATATACCTCATCTCTCATCTGACCAGTCACCAGTCTACTACAGGCCCTTTTCACCTCACGCCTTGATTACTGCAATAGTGTGCTGGAGGGTCTACCTGTCTCAAGTTTCTTcctactccaatctatcctccactcatctgttaaagaaattttcctaaagcacaggtccaatTATGTTACTCCATACTTAGTATATTCCAATGGCTTTttatgataaaatacaaaatgatctatttggcagtcaaaacattttataacctaggtccctcctacctttctattctttttacaTCTGATGTAATCTAGGAACATTGACCCCTGGCTGTTCTAGAAACAAAGCACTCGATCTCTCAACTCTGGGTATTTCCTCTCACTGTcatccatgcctagaatgctttctctcctcttctccctactcttgatctccctccttcttttAAGCCCCAACTTCTACAGGATGCTTTCCCCATACTTTCTtcattccagtgctttccctctgttaatttcTATGCTATGTATTGCttgttctgtatatatttatttgcatgtctTATAAGCTCCTTATGGCCAGAGACCTTCTTTTGTCCTCTTTTGGTATTCCTAGTGTTTAACACAATTCCTGACACAAAAATACATgtgtattgattgatttgattgatAGCCACTTTACACTTCTTTAGGGGCAGTAGTTGAATTTGAAAAAGATGGCATAAGGTGTGCaacagagcaaaaaaaaatattgtttgttGATGATAACATGTTGTTTATTATTGTCTTCTTAAGTCATAttgaactcttcatgaccccatttgagttagATGCtaaaatagtttgctatttccttcatctcattttataggtgaggaaattgagggaaacagggttaaatgacttgcccaggatcgcacaaagtgtctgaggccagatttgaaatcagggagatgattcttcctgactccaggcctagttctctaccTCCTGTGCCTCCTAGATGCCCTTGCTGTTGCTTATATCAAATGCCAAAACGTTATCTTACCTCACAGTCCATCAGACCACAGGATAGCTTAACTcttctcaaagccaggaagacctggtttcagatTTCCCCCCCTGACATACTGACTGTGATTAGCTCTAGTCAACCAAGACTATAAATTTCAAGGAAAATGCCAGCCTGTGTTAGTAGAGGAAATTCTGCACCAAGAGCTCCTTAAACCACTGAAATTATAGGTCTGGTTCCTATCCCTATTCCCTAGCAATCCATACAGGAaaaactaaatctttttttttttaatttctattgtcTAAAATGGTATGGCAATTAGAAGGCTAGTCTATCATAATTAGCATTAATTATTTGGTGGGCATTTGTTGTCAGAGATGTTTTTAAGCTCAGTAATTTCCTCACATTCCTACTTTAGTAGTAAAAATGTtacacagaattttaaaaatctttaattgtAACAATCTATACTAAAATTTACCTTTACAAAATAGAATGATTCTTGCCCTTTTAAGTccattagaaatatatattttttaagaaatgctATTTTACCTGCAATTTAGATGCCATTTGAATGAATTAAAAGGCATTATTGAGTtcactttgtgctaggcactcttCTGAGCACTGGACATAGGAATATAAAATCTACCTAGTTCCTGCTTTCATGAAGATTATACTCTTAATTTGGAAAAATACCATAAAAGAAAGTTTAACTGAAGGGCAGATAGAAAGGCCATAAGAGTGTATGGGGTTGGGGGTAGGGCAGATGGCAAGGCCTCGTGGTCCCTAAGGTTACATAAGTAATTGGCTAAAGGGAAGGTTACAGATGATAGAAAGAGGCTGGGGAGTAACAGCTGGAAGATcttaaaggaaagtgacaaagcAGATGGTAGGTCTGGTGGCCCTCCCCATCAGAAAGATCTGTGTTGTTGACTTCCATCTTATCTAAGCCCtgtgaagaaaggagaaaggcagGTTAGGAGAGCACTCTCAGTAGTGGCAGTTCTTCCCACTGTCCCTTCCATTCTGTTCTCCCAGATGGATCCTATGACTACCCACTGGAGGGGACAAAGGTTAGGGCAAGTCCTTATGATGGCAAATTTTCCTGTCTCTTGAACTTCCTGGATACAATTCTCATCTTTCATTAAAGCAAGCTATCTCTTACAAAATGTCTTAAAACTTAGAACTCTGTAATCCTAACTATTGAAGGGTTTAAAGCAGTTTAActatctgaacctcagtttccttaaaatgGAAAGTTTGGACTTGACTTTCCATCTCATATTTGCGATCCTATGAAAATTAATTCAGAAGTTTCATCAACACCaataaattccttaaaaatcaTACAGAAAGTTTACAAACTTATAGAATACCATGAAATTTCTTCTGCCCTCTTGCCACCCTGCATATATTTGTTGCATATAGGAATGCCTTCTTTGttcttatgtattttataaagCATCAATAGGAAGAAATAGTTCTTCTGTGGGTATCTGACTGCTGCATATACTACTTAGAAGTGAATATTAAACTATGAGATAAAGATTAggctaaaatattattttttccatataatttaGTATTCCAGTATGTTAGGATACATAAGACATAATCTGTTCATTTATTGCACTAATTTCTGAAATAGTCATTAGATGTGTTTTTACCAAAAACATCTCTCCTACATGCAAATTTATCCACAGCTAAATAAAGCCTCATAGCCTTAAAACATCATtactattaatatattaaaatctcTACTCTATAACTCATTGTAAAATTTGTCAATCAAACCAGCTTCCTCCATACTTTTGGAGAAATGGATGATTTCTTTAAGCATGGTAGTTATCATTCattatttcataggatcatatctagcaccttcattttacagagaaggaaactgaaactcacagaagtcaagtgactttatAGCCAATAATTATCCAAGGCAgaattggaatccaggtcttcctgattccaaggtcagcATTCTCCTCTTCTTCAATATGTAACATatcaataacattattaaaaaatttaaaggtatcaaaatattttattatgaaattgaaattaattttcttttttctttttttctttttagtctgCCATTTTCAACTTTCAGAGCCTACTGACAGTCATTTTGCTGCTTATATGTACCTGTGCATACATCAGATCCTTAACTCCCAGCCTCTTGGACAAAAATAAAACTGGGTATGTTGCTAATATCAGAATGTTCTAATCAAGTCTTCCATGCAAATCATCTGGCTATtagtaaattaaaatttcttatgTACACGATGAAATTTGCTTACTCTGTGTAAATTGGTTTAATAATCCTTCTTTAAATTTTCTGCCACTTAAAATAAAGTGGAGTTTTCCATTTATGGGTActttatgaaattaaaagatggaTTTGACAGGTGACCTTGAAGTATTATACcaaaatcatatattataaaaAGCCTATTAAAATCTTTTCTCTTGTATTGCTGAATTAATTTAAgacttcaagaaatattttttggcaTTGACTCTTTTACAGAATCATCAAAAATATGAATATAGtttaaatcattttcatttgggAGCATATTTCATAGATTACATATTACTGAATGTATTTATAGTgcctataaataaaaataaataaataaatcttaccATTATAAGATCTTTTTTTGTACTAATTTCTCCAAGTCTGTACCTAAAATAATAATCTTTTGTATTACTTAAAATAGTAATGAAAATCAATTAATGCACATGCTAcatccttttaaaataatattttcatatccTATACAAAAATAGTAAAACAACATACTAAAAATAGTGTATTGCATTTATCACTAGGTGtactttcatttgttcatttttggaATTTTTAGAAAATACCTGTTATGTGCAAAACATTTACTTACATCTTAGAGAGGATGCAAAGATAATTTGGCCAggatgtataaaatatatataaataaaatatcaggACTGTAAAATAACTACACTTACATGTAAcaatttgaaaatcttaaagtgctgaTTGAGTTCAGGGAAAAAATAAGTTAGGGGACTCCAGTTCAAATCATTCCTATTCTACTTATTACCTCttatatatctgaaaaaaaaaagaagtcaattcTAAGGGTCTTCCATTATAAAAACTATAATCCATTGACAGAAAGATAATCTTTAACTAAGGGGTATAAGGAATTCTTGTTGAAGGAAGTGGCTTTTGAACTAGGCCTTTAAACAGaatattgaaaaaagagaaatgaaaaggcaCTGTTGTAGATATGATCAAAAGCACAAAGGTAGGGAAGCCCTAGATTAGTGCTAAGGATGCTATGGAGTACATTCAGCCCAGCTATAACATGTGGTCCACAAGGAGAGGAGTAGGACAAGATGGGGCTGGAAAAGTGTCAAGTTGAGAAGAACCTTGAATGCTAAACTTAAAAGATGGACTTTTATTTCATAGGGGATAGGAAGCCATTGAAGACTGTTGAACAGAGGAGGACTATGGACAGAATTGAGTATAAGGAATATTAATCAAACAACAGTATAAAGTTTGGGTTGAAGGAAACAAGTTTGATATAAGGAGCCACTTAGGAAGATGTAACCGTAGTAGTCCATGGATATAACAAAGAGGGCCTATTATATAGCAGTCGCCACAGGAATAGAAAGAAGGAGACAGAATCAAGAGGGAATGAAGAATTATAATCTATAGGATTTGGTAACGGATAGGTTGtggaagaaggaaaagtcaaatgATAGAACTGACTGAAAGAACTTTCTGCACATTAATAGACTGATCACtgaaatgatgaaattaaaatacaGAGGAGAGCTTTTGACTTGAGAgaaaatttcatttcaaataactttttaagGGTCTAATATTAATATCCAAGATATAGAGAAAACTAACAATAATGTTCAAGTATTCTAAAAGTCAgtattttaaaactattaaatatttaagcTATTAAGGCTTAAAAACTACTAATAACAAGGCTTTTGGGGGGCCTTGTATATAAAACCACAAGAATTTACCAataaataagtggtcaaaggatatgaacaaatagttctcaagaGTTACAAACTATTTAACAACTCtatgaaagaatgctctaaatcactaataaaagaaatacaaatttttttaGAATGGAAATTTCATGTTCAGCAAAattgacagatgaaaaaaatgaaaatagtcaatATTGGAACGACTATGGAAACACAGGCACATTTAcgtactgttggtagagctgtgagtTCTGAGttccattctggaaaataattttgaattatcCAATGAGagtaactaaaatgtccatatcatATGACCCAGTAATTCCAGTGTTAGAGACCCCAGTGAATGAAAAAGCATGTATTAAGACCTTACTATGTAGTAGACACTGTCCTAAGAACTATGGTACAAATATAAGGATAGTCCCTATtgtcaagaagcttataatctgaAACAGCAAGTGAGATAACGGAGGAAGGCAGCAATGGCCTGGTTCTTGGAAAGACAGGACAAAAACAAGCTTACCTATAAGAACTCAGGAACTCAGAGGCAGAATCTGAGTTCTGgtggaaagagaatgagaggttGGCCAAAGTGTAAATGACATTTCAAATTAATTAACATTCTTAGTggaattttatatcattttatatcaaATAACTATTTTTGGGTTACAGTATCCAAGAAATATATGAGACCAAAGAAATATATGATCAGAAGCCATTCCCCAGGCAATATATGGTCAGAGAATgtaaacaaactcaaaagaaatagCTGGGAAGTGATGTAGTGGCCTGCTTTTGGGCAGGATAATGCTAAAGTTCATCTCTCGGAACTGTGGAACCCAGACACATACAGCTCTTCCCTGCTGCATACAAAGAAGCCCACATCTCCCTATTCCTTAAAAAACCTAAAACTACTATTCTATATGCAGCCTTAAATGTAAcggtgtgaccccgggcaaatcatttaacctctctttgctttagttttctcaactctaaaatgaggacaGCAATACCTGCCTCACTGgatttgttgtgaggagcaaatgagattaTTGAAAAGTGCTTAGCGcagggcctggcatatagtaggcctttaataaattcttgttcctttctcactttccctttctctccctatcCCATctcaaccaaaagaaaaaaaatctgtatataCTCATTGCTTCCACTTCTCCTTTTAGTGATTTCTTAATGATTTGACTTTTGATCTTATCACTAAAATGGGACTgcctccaaagttaccagtgatttcttaattgccaaatctgatggcCTTCTCAtagtcttcatctttcttgacatCTCTGGGCATTTAATATTATCAACCATCCCTTCCTAGATATTTTATCATTCCTGGGTTCTTGTGaccctttttttcttgtttcttcttctgtactTTTGGCCATTCCATCTCAgtgtctttttttattaaattgtaaTTCATTTCATACCCCTTACTATCACTGTACTTCAAAGAAGGCTGAGGGAGAATCTAGAGGTCCAAGTGCCATGCAAGTCAAACTACTGCTATCACCTTGGCTTAAGTGTCCCAACATGCAATCCTGCTgccccaaccagattaaaatgtaattgagaaatatttaacaaagaataaaaatgcaacagaacaaagataatgataatatgtggttttctaagtcattatggTACCTATAAGGATCCTCACATACAGTTTAGTGGCCCTTGTTTCTGTTTGACACCATGGACCTTGACTACCACTTCCCGTAA encodes:
- the TMEM167A gene encoding protein kish-A, translating into MSAIFNFQSLLTVILLLICTCAYIRSLTPSLLDKNKTGLLGIFWKCARIGERKSPYVAVCCIVMAFSILFIQ